GAGGAGGGCTGTCCCAGTCCTGCACTGATGGCAACAATCTTCATGTCAGTTCCTGTCCGAGGTTCCCGTCACCGCGTCGCCAGGGGTGAAACGGTACTCGTCGCTGTGCTTGCCCTGAGCCGCCACGAGGGACTCATGGGTGGGGGCATCCGGGATGTCAGCGGGGCGACCCTCCGCGAACCCCTTGCGCAGCTCCGGAAGGATCTCGCCCAGCATGTCCATCTGCTCCAGCACCGTCTTGAGCGGCAGACCCGCGTGATCGATGAGGAACAGCTGACGCTGGTAGTGACCGACGTGATCCTTGAACGACAACGTCCTCTCGAGGACCTGCTGGGGCGACCCGACGGTCAACGGGGTGGCCGAGGTGAACTCCTCCAGGCTGGGGCCGTGGCCGTAGACCGGGGCGTTGTCGAAGTAGGGACGGAACTCGCGCACGGCATCCTGGGAGTTCTTTCGCATGAAGAACTGGCCTCCCAGTCCGACGATGGCGTCTTCAGGACGGCCGTGACCGTAGTGGGCGTAGCGAGCCCGGTATCGCTCGATCATGCGCTGCGTGTGGTCCATCGTCCAGAAAATGTTGTTGTGGAAGAACCCGTCACCGTAGTAGGCGGCCTGTTCGGGGATCTCTGGGGAACGAATTGAGCCGTGCCAGACGAAGGGGGCCACGTCGTCGAGGGGACGCGGGGTCGACGTGAACGACTGCAACGGAGTGCGGAAGTTCCCGCTCCAGTTCACGATGTCGTTGCGCCACAGCTGATGGAGCAGGTCGTAGTTTTCCAGGGTGAGCTTGATGCCGTCGCGGATGTCACGGCCAAACCAGGGGTAGACCGGGCCGGTGTTGCCCCTGCCCAGCATGAGATCGACACGCCCGTCAGCGAGGTGCTGGGCATAGGCGTAGTCCTCGGCCAGACGCACCGGGTCGTTGGTGGTGATGAGGGTGGTCGCCGTCGACAGGATGATCCGCTTGGTCATCGCAGCGAGGTGGGCCATGAGGATCGGCGGATTGGCGGGAGCCACGAATGGCGGGTTGTGATGCTCACCGGTGGCGAAGACGTCCAAGCCGATGTCCTCGGCCTTGCGGGCAATGGTGACGGTGTTCTTGATGCGTTCGTGCTCGGTGGGGGTCTGGCCTGTCGTGGGATCGGTCGTCACGTCCCCGATGCTGAAGACGCCAATCTGGACGGGAACCCGATCGGCAGGGGCGGGGGTGTGTTCGGCGTGAGGCTGGGCGTCTGTGCTCATGAGGGAACTCCTATCGACTCAGGTAGTTGACATGACACCTACCATAACGTCACATCTCCCCCGTGTGTTCCCGTCAACGGGAAAAATCAGTCAATGAGGTCGTTGATGAGGATCGACTCGTCGCGTCCTGCCCCCACGCCAATACCGGAAATCCGAGTACCGACCAGCTCCTCGAGACGACGCACGTACGCCTGACAGTTGCGCGGCAGATCATCGAAGGAACGAGCCGTGGAAATGTCCTCACTCCACCCGTCCATGAACTCATAGACAGGCTTGGCGTGGTGCACATCAGACTGGGTGACAGGCATGACGTCAGTGCGTTCGCCGTCGATGTCGTAGGCCACGCAGACCGGGATGCGATCCCAGCCAGACAGCACGTCGAGCTTGGTCAGGAACAGATCAGTGACCGAGTTGATCATGACAGCCTGCTGCACCAGAAGGGCGTCGAACCAGCCACAGCGACGCGGACGCTTGGTGGTGACGCCGTATTCGCCACCGTCACTGCGCAGTCGCTCACCATCCTCGTCGAACAGCTCCGTCGGGAACGGGCCTTCACCGACACGGGTGGTGTAGGCCTTGGCAATGCCGACAATGCGGTCGATACGGGTCGGCCCGACACCGGAGCCGGTACAGGCACCCGCCGCGATCGGATTGGACGAGGTGACATAGGGGTACGTGCCGAAATCGACATCGAGATGATGAGCCTGGGCGCCCTCGAAGAGCACGACCTTGCCGTCGTCGAGGCCCTTGTTGAGGACCCGGGCGACGTCGACGACGTAGGGACGGATGCGCTCGGCGTGGGCGAGCAGATCGTCGGCAACACGCTGCGGATCAATGGAGCGACGGTTGTAGATCTTGACCAGGATCTGGTTCTTCTGGTCCAGGGAGGCCTCGACCTTCTGACGCAGGATCGACTCGTCGAAGAGATCCTGGACGCGAATACCCAGGCGATTGATCTTGTCGGAGTAGGCCGGCCCAATACCGCGGCCAGTCGTGCCGATACGACGTTTCCCGAGGAAGCGCTCGGTGACCTTGTCGAGAGTCTGGTGGTACGGGGTGATGATGTGCGCATTGGCGCTGATGAGCGGATGGGGAATCTCAACGCCGCGCCCTCGCAAGGCGTCAATCTCATCGGCGAGCACGTCAAGATCGATCACGACTCCATTGCCGAGCACGGCCGTGGAGTTCGGGTTCAGCACTCCGGAGGGAAGCAGATGCATGAAGAACTTCTCGCCGCCGACGACGACGGTGTGTCCAGCGTTGTTACCCCCTGAGTACCGCACGCAGTAGTCGACGCGCTCGGACATCTGGTCGGTGGCCTTGCCCTTGCCCTCGTCACCCCACTGGGTACCCATGACGACGATTCCAGGCATCTGTTCCTCCTTATTCCTCGCACCAGTGTGCGGGTTGCCTCCGGTTGCGCGGGCACATGCCGATGCACAACCTGGCACATTTTACGTGGTCGCTACGACAATGACGGCGCCGGACCGGGCAGCGGAAGGTTTCCCCACGTCGGGTGGGCGTGCGTCGTCATGACGTCGATCAGGCCTCGGCCGCCCCGCCCTCACTCGTGGTCCGTTCATCGACATCGTCACCCTCAGAGGGCAGGACCGGGATCTCCAGCAGAATGAGACTTGCCCCTTCGAGAGGCAGACGCGAGGACAGCGGCCCGAAGTGCGGATCGCTGCGGTGCCCGTCAAAATTGACGCGCTTGTAACCGGCATCCTCGGCCCAACTGATGACTGCCGACATTGCCGAGGCGACGGCAGCGTCGCCGTCGGGGGTGTCGGCCTGCACCGTCTCTGCGACCACGGTTGGGTTCTCATCGACGAAGACGAAGGCGACCGCTGCCGGCTGGCCATCGATGAGGGCGACTCGGGTAGCTTCGGCGTCGAGGTCCTCAAGTTCCTGACGCAGGGCCTCGTGGGCGGCCTCACTGTCATCAACCGGTGACCAGGACTCGTGCATCCACACGTAGATCTGTTCCCACAGCGTCTCGAGCACCCCAGGGGCCAGCGTGGCACCTGAAATGGCCCCACCCGGACCCAGACTCACCTCTGCGAGGGACTCAATGGCACGGCCGAAATGGCGGCGCGGCAGCTCGAAAGGCGAGCAGTACGCATAGACCTCACCACCCAGGGACATGATGAACTTCTCGGCGTCGGAACCGGCGATGGCCTTGGTCGCCAGGGGACGATCCACCCGCTGCTGGATCTGGCGCACCAGCCGGGTACCGATCAGACGCCCTCGGGAGTCGGGATGGACCTCGACGTCAATGAATCGACGGGTGCGGTGAACCACCGCCAACCACGACACTGCGTACCCAACAATTCGGTTCTCGTGGAGAGCCACCCTGGCGACGACGTCCGGACGGTCGATGAGATCAATGAGGGCGCCAGGTTCTCCGAAGGTGATCACCGTGACGTCTTCGGGCCGCATGTCGCGGAAAACAACGTGCTCGCTCATGTCGCACTCCTGAGTCTGGGGACGCCTTTGACGTCGCTGTGTCTCCATTCTTCCGCCTTTTGCGCGCTCGCGTCGACCAAGGGGTTAATCCGGTATCGCGATCATGGCGATCATGAGATGATTAACGGCATGTCAGATGAGAAGGACGCGGTCCATCTAGCCGATACCCTCAATCCGGCGGCACAACGGATGTTCGAGTGGATTCTGTCCTCGGATCTGACTCCGGGAGATCCGATTCCGATTGAGCAGGATCTGGCGACCCAGTTTGGAATGGCGCGGGGCACGGTCCGTGAAGCAGTGCGTGAGCTGCGGGCCTTGGGGATCATCGAGGTGCGTCGCGGTCTGGGAACATACCTGTCAACAGCCTCCGCGTCGACGATTCGTCCGGGGCTCGTCTACCGCAGCGTCAAGCAGATCAGTCATGGCGATGACGGCACGAAGGATTTCACGGGACTACGCGAGATGGTGGAGGTGCGTGCGCTCATGGAGTGCTCGCTCATCGCCGAGGTCACCGGTCACATCAGCGCCGAAACTGGACATGCGCTCCATGCCCTTGCGGCGCGAATGGACGACCCGAACGACTCTGCCGCCGCCGATCGTCACTTTCACCGGCTGCTGTACGCGGAGACGGACAATCAACTCGCTCGCGAGCTCATCGACGTGTTCTGGGACTCTCTCAACCTTGCCGGTCTCAGACTGCCGCCGACCAACACCGTCAAGGCAACTCGTGCCGCCCACGACCTCATTGCGGACTGTGTGGTCGGCAACGACCCGCAGGCCAGTCGCGACGCCATGTGGGACCACTTTGACGCCATCCGGGAGCGGCTTGGCAGAGCCGCCAACCAGCAGTGACACACCCACAGCGACATGTTTCGAGCATGGCGAGTAGGGCCCGCCTGATGGCGAGCCCCCTGCGATGATCACTCACGACAGAGCGGCGCTGAACCACCCCGTGATCGACGTCGGATGGGTGATCGCGGTCCCCACGACGACGGCATGGGCGCCCAGATCCATCGCCCGGCGAGCTTGGTCCGGGGTGTGGACACGACCCTCAGCAATGACAGGACGACCACCGTCGAGCTTGTTCACGAGGGTCTCGATGACCTCGTAGTCGGGCCCGTCAGTCTTGGGACGTTCCCCGGTGTAGCCCGACAGCGTGGTGCCGATGAGATCAGCCCCCGCCTCAGCGGCGAACAAGCCGTCGTCAACCGAACCACAATCGGCCATGACGGCGACGTCGTACTCCTCTTTGAGGGCCTTGATCGTCTCAGCCAATGTCAGTCCATCAGCGCGATCACGCCGGGTGCCGTCGAGGGCGACGATGTCAGCCCCGGCAGCTGCCACGCAGCGGGCGTGACGCAGAGTTGGGGTGATGTAGATGCCCTCGTCGCCCTCTTTCCAGATGCCGACCACCGGGACACTCACCCGCCCCTTGACAGCAGAGACGTCGGAGAGCCCCTGGGCGCGCACCGCCACCGCTCCCCCGGCCTCGACGGCCGCGGCCATCTGGGCCATCGTCTCGGGGTGACGCAGCGGTTCTCCTGGGTAAGCCTGGCATGAAACCACAAGTCCTCCAGCCATGGAGGCGATGATCGTGTCGGTGAATGCGCTCATGGTTGAATCCTCCTCAGATCAAGGTCGCGCCATTCACGCCAACTGGCCAACGCGACGCAGTACCTCGGCCACTCTCTCGACGTTGTCACCGGTCAGGGTTGGCAGCGGCACGCTCATGGTGTTGGTCTCAATGATGCCCAAAAGCTGCATGGCCGTCTTGAATGCCCCCACACCGGCGGCGGGACCGACGACACCCTGGGGTGCAAACGCGATCTCCATGAGCTCGGCGGCCTTGTCCTGTTCGGCGCGCACCGTCTCCCAGTCGCCTTGACGGTAGGCCTTGTACATGGTGACGTAGGGGGCCGCGTCGACGTTGGCCAGACCGGGGACGACACCGTCAGCACCCGACATGAAAGCTCCGTCGACGACGACCTCATGACCAGTGAACAGGGACAGCGGAGACCCAGCAGCACGGTTGGCCAGGGCGAGGCGACGGAAGGAGACGTCGTCAGCCGAAGAATCCTTGCACCCAGCGATGACCCCCTCACGGCCCAGTGTGATCATGAGGTCGACGGGGACCTTGACATGCACGCACACCGGGATGTCGTAGACGAACAATGGCAGGTCGGTGGCCTGGTGCAGGGCGCGGAAATGGTTCTCGATCTCGGTCGGGCCGGTGATCGCGTAGAACGGCGCTGTAGCGACGACGGCGTCAACCCCGATCTCCTCGGCCTGGCGGATGTGATGGATGACGCGCAAGGTCTCGGTGTCGATGACACCGGCGAGCAGCGGAACCCGTCCATTGATGATCCGCTTGGCCTCGCCCAGCACCCGGCCGCGCATCTCGTCGTCGAAGAAGGCGACCTCGGAGGTGGAGCCGAGGACGAACAAGCCATCGACCCCTTGGTCGATGAGGCGATTGATGAGTTTCTCGTACGACGGCACGTCAAGATCGCCATCAGCCGTCAACGGGGTGACGACGGGGGGAATGACTCCGTGGAACTTCGTGATCATGGTGTTGTCCTTTGTGGGGGTTGTGAGTGGTGTGGTGGGTGTCATGCCGACGCCATGGCGTCGTGGATATGGGTGATCATGGCCAGTCGCTGTTCGACGTTGGCATCGGCGGGGGTCTGGATCTTGATGCCCTGGTAGGACTGCAACCCTCGGGCAGCTGCCATGAAGGAGCCGACGAGATCAGTCGTCAACAGGCTGGTGGGCTCGTCATCGTGAAGGGGAAGATGCGCGTCTCCCCAAGCCGGACCATATTGGGTGGCCTCGGGGCCAGCTCCTGAGACCATGAGGCCGCCGAGCAGACCGGAATCAGCGAGCCGAGCAGCTTGACGGGCCGGCACATGAGGATCATGGGACTCGACGACGCTGCGCCCCCAGTTGATCGTCACGTGCATCCCCCCGCCACCCACGGCTGCAATCTCGTCGTCCAGGCTGAGAAACTCCTTCTCCCCCGGGCCAACTCCGCCAGCCGCGTCGCAGTGCTCAATGACGCCAATGAGATCAGCGTCTGCGAAGAGGCTTGAGAGTTCGGCCAGGGAGGCCTGGAGTGCAGTCGGCTCGGCATGGTTACTGGGTGCCGAATGGATCTCGACGAAACGGACGACTCGGTGGCCGACCATCTCATGCAAGGCCTGCACATCGGCCACCAGGCCGGTGATCCACCTCATGGCCCGCCGGCGACCCTCCTCCTCAGGTGAGGCGAGCCCGAAGTCACGATCATGGGCCAGACGACCCATCGTCCCTGGAATGGCCGTCACGACGCACTGGGTGAACCGGTCGCCCAACTGGTCTGCCAGCCAGCGCGGGTCGTCGTCAAGACCGTCTCGATACGGGATCTCAATACCGTCGACCCAGCCAGTCTCGCCGAGCTCCCGGTAGAAATCCTCCCGAGCGGCCGTGGCACGCGGCATCGCAGCGTACGCGCCGACGATCGTTGGAACCGTGTTCATGTCATCTCCACTGCATTGTTGGTTCGTCATCAAAGATCACGCTGCTGACCGCTGGTGAGGTCGCGCGCCGTTGGGAGGCCGAGTCGGTCCTGCACAGGCCGCCTTGAAGCGGCTACCGCACCAACCGTCCGACCGTCTCACGGTCAGGTCACCAGCAGGGACGGGACCGCTCCTAGCAACTTCCTCGTGTACGGGTCCTTCGGGTGGTCGAAGATCTCTTCGGTATCAGCCAGCTCCAGAATTCGTCCCGAATACATCACGGCGATCCGGTCTGAAATGTGGCGAACCGTGTTCATGTCATGGGAAATGAACACCAGCCCCAGTCCGAGTTCATTCTGAAGATCATCGAAGAGATTGAGGATCTGAGCCCGCACCGAAACGTCCAGTGCAGAAGTCGGCTCGTCAGCGACGATAATGTCGGGGGCAAGGGCCAACGCCCGAGCGATCGCCACACGTTGACGCTGACCACCAGAAATCTGGCGGGGCAACACGTTCATGACCGACGACGGCAGACCAACCATGCCGAGGAGGTCGCGCACTCGGTCCTCTCGTTCAGCCTTGCCCCCGATACCGTGGACGTTGAGGGGATCCATGAGAATTTGACGGATTGGAAGCCTCGGGTTGAGCGCCGTTGCCGGGTCCTGGAAGACCACCGACACGGCACGTCCGAAATTCTTGCGGTCACGGGCGTGCCTACCACGCGGTTTCCCCCGGAAGAACACCTCCCCAGACGTCGGTTTTTGCAGACCAACCATGACTCGCGCTGTCGTCGTCTTCCCACAACCGGACTCACCGACGATCCCCAGCGTCTCGCCACGATGAACCGAGAGGTTCACTTTGTCCATGGCACGCACCTTGGACGGATGGAAGAGTTTGCCGCCACGACCTCGATGGATCACCGAGACATCACGGAGCTCGATGGCCGGGGTGTCTGACTCGGATCGGCGAGCAATTGCTGTGTCAGTCATCGAACGACCTCCTCGGCCTCGGGGTGGCATGCCCACGAATGGGTCGTGCCTGCCACGGTCTGCATGGTGGCCTTGACGTCTCTGCCGATCTCTGGGTGGGAGGATCGCGGAGCGAACCGGTCGCCAGCCACGAACTCCGATGGTGGAGGCACAACACCGGGAACCTGATGCAGACGCCCCCGTCCAGCCTCAATGGACAACACCGATCCCAGCAAACCACGCGTGTATTCGTGCCGAGGATCAGACATGACCTCGGTAGTGGTTCCAGTCTCGACGACCTGCCCGGCGTACATCACTGTGATGCGGTGGGACAACTGGGCGACGAGGGCCAGGTCATGGGAGACGAAGACCATGGCAAAGCCCAGTTCCTCGCGCAGCTTGTTGAGCAATTCCACCACCTGCTGCTGGACCGTGACGTCCAGAGCTGTCGTCGGCTCATCGGCGATGAGTAGTTGAGGATCACGAGTCAGTGCCATCGCGATGAGAACTCGCTGACGCTGTCCGCCGGACAATTCGTGCGGGTACGACTTCAAGGTGCGCACCGGGTCCAAGCCGACCATCTCGAGCAA
The genomic region above belongs to Cutibacterium equinum and contains:
- a CDS encoding LLM class flavin-dependent oxidoreductase, which produces MSTDAQPHAEHTPAPADRVPVQIGVFSIGDVTTDPTTGQTPTEHERIKNTVTIARKAEDIGLDVFATGEHHNPPFVAPANPPILMAHLAAMTKRIILSTATTLITTNDPVRLAEDYAYAQHLADGRVDLMLGRGNTGPVYPWFGRDIRDGIKLTLENYDLLHQLWRNDIVNWSGNFRTPLQSFTSTPRPLDDVAPFVWHGSIRSPEIPEQAAYYGDGFFHNNIFWTMDHTQRMIERYRARYAHYGHGRPEDAIVGLGGQFFMRKNSQDAVREFRPYFDNAPVYGHGPSLEEFTSATPLTVGSPQQVLERTLSFKDHVGHYQRQLFLIDHAGLPLKTVLEQMDMLGEILPELRKGFAEGRPADIPDAPTHESLVAAQGKHSDEYRFTPGDAVTGTSDRN
- a CDS encoding adenylosuccinate synthase, with protein sequence MPGIVVMGTQWGDEGKGKATDQMSERVDYCVRYSGGNNAGHTVVVGGEKFFMHLLPSGVLNPNSTAVLGNGVVIDLDVLADEIDALRGRGVEIPHPLISANAHIITPYHQTLDKVTERFLGKRRIGTTGRGIGPAYSDKINRLGIRVQDLFDESILRQKVEASLDQKNQILVKIYNRRSIDPQRVADDLLAHAERIRPYVVDVARVLNKGLDDGKVVLFEGAQAHHLDVDFGTYPYVTSSNPIAAGACTGSGVGPTRIDRIVGIAKAYTTRVGEGPFPTELFDEDGERLRSDGGEYGVTTKRPRRCGWFDALLVQQAVMINSVTDLFLTKLDVLSGWDRIPVCVAYDIDGERTDVMPVTQSDVHHAKPVYEFMDGWSEDISTARSFDDLPRNCQAYVRRLEELVGTRISGIGVGAGRDESILINDLID
- a CDS encoding GNAT family N-acetyltransferase, with product METQRRQRRPQTQECDMSEHVVFRDMRPEDVTVITFGEPGALIDLIDRPDVVARVALHENRIVGYAVSWLAVVHRTRRFIDVEVHPDSRGRLIGTRLVRQIQQRVDRPLATKAIAGSDAEKFIMSLGGEVYAYCSPFELPRRHFGRAIESLAEVSLGPGGAISGATLAPGVLETLWEQIYVWMHESWSPVDDSEAAHEALRQELEDLDAEATRVALIDGQPAAVAFVFVDENPTVVAETVQADTPDGDAAVASAMSAVISWAEDAGYKRVNFDGHRSDPHFGPLSSRLPLEGASLILLEIPVLPSEGDDVDERTTSEGGAAEA
- a CDS encoding FadR/GntR family transcriptional regulator translates to MINGMSDEKDAVHLADTLNPAAQRMFEWILSSDLTPGDPIPIEQDLATQFGMARGTVREAVRELRALGIIEVRRGLGTYLSTASASTIRPGLVYRSVKQISHGDDGTKDFTGLREMVEVRALMECSLIAEVTGHISAETGHALHALAARMDDPNDSAAADRHFHRLLYAETDNQLARELIDVFWDSLNLAGLRLPPTNTVKATRAAHDLIADCVVGNDPQASRDAMWDHFDAIRERLGRAANQQ
- a CDS encoding N-acetylmannosamine-6-phosphate 2-epimerase, whose protein sequence is MSAFTDTIIASMAGGLVVSCQAYPGEPLRHPETMAQMAAAVEAGGAVAVRAQGLSDVSAVKGRVSVPVVGIWKEGDEGIYITPTLRHARCVAAAGADIVALDGTRRDRADGLTLAETIKALKEEYDVAVMADCGSVDDGLFAAEAGADLIGTTLSGYTGERPKTDGPDYEVIETLVNKLDGGRPVIAEGRVHTPDQARRAMDLGAHAVVVGTAITHPTSITGWFSAALS
- a CDS encoding dihydrodipicolinate synthase family protein, with product MTPTTPLTTPTKDNTMITKFHGVIPPVVTPLTADGDLDVPSYEKLINRLIDQGVDGLFVLGSTSEVAFFDDEMRGRVLGEAKRIINGRVPLLAGVIDTETLRVIHHIRQAEEIGVDAVVATAPFYAITGPTEIENHFRALHQATDLPLFVYDIPVCVHVKVPVDLMITLGREGVIAGCKDSSADDVSFRRLALANRAAGSPLSLFTGHEVVVDGAFMSGADGVVPGLANVDAAPYVTMYKAYRQGDWETVRAEQDKAAELMEIAFAPQGVVGPAAGVGAFKTAMQLLGIIETNTMSVPLPTLTGDNVERVAEVLRRVGQLA
- a CDS encoding DUF4862 family protein → MNTVPTIVGAYAAMPRATAAREDFYRELGETGWVDGIEIPYRDGLDDDPRWLADQLGDRFTQCVVTAIPGTMGRLAHDRDFGLASPEEEGRRRAMRWITGLVADVQALHEMVGHRVVRFVEIHSAPSNHAEPTALQASLAELSSLFADADLIGVIEHCDAAGGVGPGEKEFLSLDDEIAAVGGGGMHVTINWGRSVVESHDPHVPARQAARLADSGLLGGLMVSGAGPEATQYGPAWGDAHLPLHDDEPTSLLTTDLVGSFMAAARGLQSYQGIKIQTPADANVEQRLAMITHIHDAMASA
- a CDS encoding ABC transporter ATP-binding protein codes for the protein MTDTAIARRSESDTPAIELRDVSVIHRGRGGKLFHPSKVRAMDKVNLSVHRGETLGIVGESGCGKTTTARVMVGLQKPTSGEVFFRGKPRGRHARDRKNFGRAVSVVFQDPATALNPRLPIRQILMDPLNVHGIGGKAEREDRVRDLLGMVGLPSSVMNVLPRQISGGQRQRVAIARALALAPDIIVADEPTSALDVSVRAQILNLFDDLQNELGLGLVFISHDMNTVRHISDRIAVMYSGRILELADTEEIFDHPKDPYTRKLLGAVPSLLVT